Proteins encoded in a region of the Ptychodera flava strain L36383 chromosome 4, AS_Pfla_20210202, whole genome shotgun sequence genome:
- the LOC139131679 gene encoding epidermal retinol dehydrogenase 2-like — MRSGGAESRDLRTTSEGPGKRQASEEKNMAGLLRQLYGHIGALVITIWACIKFFLPSAKKSVANDIVLVTGAGSGIGRLIAINFAKLGAKLVLWDIDKAGMQGTAEMIAAVGGTAHCYECDVRKKDMVYSVAEKVKEEVGDVAILVNNAGVVAGKRLLDCPDELIERTMDVNTMAIFWTVKAFLPSMIANNHGHLVTIASMAGSIGAVGLVEYCASKFAAVGLHESLMLELVADNVNGVHTTLVQPIKINTGMFDGMKDAPGIPTLEPQYVADKVVEAVLTNQKQLCLPKIAYLFSYLKSWMPVDAMIHIAKYSDSLDLMDSFVGRQKKDS, encoded by the exons ATGCGCAGTGGTGGTGCAGAAAGTAGAGATCTGCGGACGACGTCGGAAGGGCCTGGAAAAAGACAAGCAAGCGAAGAGAAAAACATGGCAGGTCTACTGAGACAACTATATGGGCATATCGGTGCCCTGGTCATCACGATCTGGGCTTGCATCAAATTTTTCCTTCCTAGCGCCAAAAAGTCTGTGGCGAACGATATCGTCCTTGTGACGGGCGCAGGTAGCGGCATTGGCCGCTTGATAGCCATCAACTTTGCGAAGCTTGGCGCTAAGTTAGTTCTCTGGGACATCGATAAGGCGGGCATGCAGGGGACAGCTGAAATGATCGCCGCTGTTGGTGGGACTGCACACTGTTATGAGTGTGATGTCAGGAAAAAGGACATGGTCTATAGCGTCGCTGAGAAGGTGAAGGAAGAAGTTGGTGACGTTGCTATTCTTGTCAACAATGCTGGTGTCGTAGCTGGGAAAAGACTATTGGATTGTCCGGATGAGTTGATAGAAAGAACCATGGACGTTAACACAATGGCTATATTTTGG ACTGTGAAAGCGTTCTTGCCATCGATGATAGCCAACAATCACGGTCACCTGGTGACCATTGCAAGCATGGCAGGGTCTATTGGTGCAGTTGGCTTGGTGGAGTACTGCGCCAGCAAATTTGCCGCTGTTGGTCTCCATGAATCGCTGATGCTGGAGCTGGTGGCTGACAATGTCAATGGCGTGCACACTACGCTGGTTCAACCAATCAAAATTAACACTGGAATGTTTGATGGCATGAAAGATGC TCCGGGAATACCTACATTGGAACCACAATATGTTGCTGATAAAGTGGTGGAAGCTGTGTTGACCAATCAGAAACAGCTGTGTCTACCAAAAATAGCCTACCTTTTTTCCTACTTGAAATC ATGGATGCCAGTTGATGCAATGATACATATAGCAAAATACAGCGACAGCTTAGATCTGATGGACAGCTTTGTAGGTAGACAAAAGAAGGACTCTTAG